A region from the Beduinella massiliensis genome encodes:
- a CDS encoding 1-acylglycerol-3-phosphate O-acyltransferase → MSKDAQAMAKPRHTFLYSFVMALYVVLAKLVFFMRFYGRENIPRDGNYIIMANHVCMLDALTLAMCNLRREIHFMGKKELFNNKFMAWVWTQVHAFPVDRGNMDMGAMRTAMKVLKEGETLGIFPEGTRSRTGEMLPLLSGASVLALRSGVPVIPVYIAGKYRPFRRMRIMVGPAVELADLRQNGVDKDACDVFTHRLEASFAQLRAQSENF, encoded by the coding sequence ATGAGCAAGGATGCGCAGGCCATGGCGAAGCCGCGCCACACGTTCCTGTACAGCTTCGTAATGGCGTTGTACGTCGTGCTCGCCAAGCTGGTGTTCTTCATGCGCTTTTATGGGCGGGAGAACATTCCAAGGGACGGCAATTACATCATCATGGCCAACCACGTGTGCATGCTCGATGCGCTGACGCTGGCCATGTGCAACCTGAGGCGCGAGATTCACTTCATGGGCAAGAAGGAACTGTTCAACAACAAGTTCATGGCATGGGTCTGGACGCAGGTACATGCGTTCCCGGTGGACCGCGGCAATATGGACATGGGTGCCATGCGGACTGCGATGAAGGTGCTGAAGGAAGGCGAGACCCTCGGCATCTTTCCCGAAGGGACGCGCAGCAGGACGGGCGAAATGCTGCCGCTCCTGTCCGGCGCGTCGGTTCTCGCGCTGCGCAGCGGCGTTCCGGTGATTCCGGTGTACATTGCCGGGAAGTACCGGCCTTTTCGGCGCATGCGCATCATGGTCGGCCCCGCCGTGGAGCTCGCGGATCTGCGCCAAAATGGGGTGGATAAGGATGCCTGCGATGTGTTTACGCATCGCCTTGAGGCGTCCTTTGCCCAGCTTCGTGCGCAAAGCGAAAATTTTTAA
- a CDS encoding TolB family protein yields MDKQERQTSGERKVLSILETLDTVTGERTVLCEREGRIEAPNWTRDGRLVYNAEGFIWLFDRTKGTHERLASGFVDRCNNDHVLSPDGTKIAVSHHTAEDGRSRVYILPLSGGSPALITPMGPSYLHGWSPDGKTLAYCAERGGEYDVYTIPAVGGVETRLTDAPGLNDGPEYAPDGKAIWFNSVRTGLMQVYRMDADGANQTQMTFDEDANSWFPHVSPDGKWVVYIAYRKGDVQPGDHPADKDVEIRMMPAEGGRHQTLARLFGGQGTLNVNSWAPDSRHIAFVSYR; encoded by the coding sequence ATGGACAAGCAGGAAAGGCAGACTTCCGGGGAAAGAAAGGTTCTTTCCATTCTTGAAACGCTGGATACCGTAACCGGGGAGCGGACCGTCCTTTGTGAAAGAGAAGGGCGAATTGAGGCGCCGAATTGGACGCGGGATGGAAGGCTTGTCTACAACGCGGAGGGCTTCATTTGGCTCTTCGATCGGACGAAGGGGACGCATGAACGCCTTGCGTCTGGTTTCGTCGATCGCTGCAACAACGACCATGTGCTGTCGCCGGACGGGACGAAGATCGCCGTCAGCCATCATACGGCGGAGGATGGGCGCTCGCGTGTCTACATCCTGCCGCTGAGCGGCGGCTCGCCAGCGCTCATAACGCCGATGGGGCCCAGCTATCTGCATGGCTGGTCGCCGGACGGAAAGACGCTTGCGTACTGCGCGGAGCGCGGCGGAGAGTACGACGTCTACACCATCCCCGCCGTCGGCGGCGTGGAAACACGTTTGACGGATGCGCCGGGCCTGAACGACGGCCCGGAATACGCGCCGGACGGTAAGGCAATTTGGTTCAATTCCGTGCGCACGGGGCTCATGCAGGTGTACCGAATGGACGCTGACGGAGCGAACCAGACGCAGATGACGTTCGACGAGGACGCGAACAGCTGGTTTCCGCACGTCTCGCCGGACGGCAAGTGGGTCGTCTACATCGCTTACCGCAAGGGCGACGTACAGCCGGGCGATCATCCGGCGGACAAGGACGTGGAGATTCGGATGATGCCCGCGGAGGGCGGGAGACATCAGACGCTGGCCCGGCTGTTCGGCGGTCAGGGAACGCTGAACGTCAATTCCTGGGCGCCGGACAGCCGGCATATCGCTTTCGTCAGCTATCGGTAA
- a CDS encoding bifunctional 4-hydroxy-3-methylbut-2-enyl diphosphate reductase/30S ribosomal protein S1, with the protein MQLTIGKHAGFCFGVKRAVEAAFALAQEGKPCYTLGPLIHNPQAVRRLAEMGVRPIESLDEIERGTVIIRSHGVRPEVYAECRRRGLNMVDATCPHVARVHELVERYSQTGDPVVIVGEEDHPEVVGIAGWAHGDVYIVERAEDAKKVPLLARALVVAQTTIRSDRFAEVSRSLKGRVQELTVEDTICRATALRQQEAAALSRQVDVMLVVGGKNSSNTRKLFETCLAHCKRSLLVESRDDIPTGYFNPRDHIGITAGASTPEWSLKEVVTRMNDMEKDQVLEQADSDFMADVEKTLVKIRTGQTVTGTIVQITDDEVCVNIGYKSDGLMKKSDMINPDECKIGDEIEVEVVKVNDGEGNVVLSQRNIVNRKNWDALMEKYDAGEYVEGVGKEAVKGGLIANVMGVRAFIPASQLSQRYVEKIEEFVGKPMQLKIIEVDKQKKRIVASRKAFLVEEAAAKKKEVWEKLHEGDVVKGIVRRLTDFGAFVDIGGVDGLVHVTDLSWGRVKHPSDVVTPNQEIDVVLLSLDPERERIQLGYKQLQPRPWDVAGEKYPVGSIVEGKVVRITTFGAFVELEPGLDGLVHISQCALTRIAKVEDAVQVGQIVRVKVLSVDSEAKRISLSIREALEEEAFNYSDEIPGTDLGFEEAQPVDIEAAVAAQEDDAE; encoded by the coding sequence ATGCAGCTGACGATTGGTAAGCACGCCGGCTTCTGTTTCGGCGTGAAGCGAGCGGTCGAGGCCGCCTTCGCGCTGGCGCAGGAGGGAAAGCCCTGCTATACGCTGGGGCCGCTGATCCACAACCCGCAGGCGGTTCGCCGCCTGGCTGAGATGGGGGTTCGCCCGATCGAATCGCTGGATGAGATCGAGCGCGGCACGGTCATCATCCGTTCGCACGGTGTTAGGCCCGAGGTCTACGCCGAGTGCCGTAGGCGCGGGCTGAACATGGTGGACGCAACCTGCCCGCATGTGGCGCGTGTGCACGAGCTGGTCGAACGCTACAGCCAAACCGGCGATCCCGTCGTCATCGTGGGCGAGGAGGATCACCCGGAGGTCGTGGGCATCGCAGGCTGGGCGCACGGGGACGTATACATCGTGGAGCGCGCTGAGGATGCAAAGAAGGTTCCTCTCCTTGCGCGCGCACTGGTCGTCGCGCAGACGACGATTCGCTCCGACCGCTTTGCGGAGGTTTCGCGCTCGCTCAAAGGCCGCGTTCAGGAACTTACCGTGGAAGACACCATCTGCCGCGCGACGGCGCTGCGCCAGCAGGAAGCCGCCGCCCTCTCCAGGCAGGTCGACGTCATGCTCGTGGTAGGCGGAAAGAACAGCTCCAACACGCGGAAGCTGTTTGAAACCTGCCTCGCGCACTGCAAAAGATCGCTGCTGGTGGAGAGCAGGGACGATATCCCGACGGGTTATTTTAACCCGCGAGATCATATAGGGATAACCGCCGGCGCATCCACGCCGGAATGGTCACTTAAGGAGGTTGTAACCCGCATGAACGACATGGAAAAGGATCAGGTTCTCGAGCAGGCCGATAGCGATTTCATGGCTGATGTCGAGAAGACACTGGTCAAGATCCGCACCGGCCAGACAGTTACCGGCACCATCGTGCAGATCACGGACGACGAGGTTTGCGTCAACATCGGCTATAAGTCCGATGGGCTGATGAAGAAGAGCGACATGATCAATCCCGACGAGTGCAAGATCGGCGATGAGATCGAGGTCGAAGTCGTCAAAGTAAACGACGGCGAAGGCAATGTGGTGCTCTCTCAGCGCAACATCGTGAACCGCAAGAACTGGGACGCACTGATGGAAAAGTACGACGCTGGCGAGTATGTGGAGGGCGTAGGCAAGGAGGCCGTCAAGGGCGGCCTGATCGCAAACGTCATGGGCGTTCGTGCGTTCATCCCCGCTTCGCAGCTTTCTCAGCGCTACGTCGAAAAGATCGAAGAGTTCGTGGGCAAGCCCATGCAGCTCAAGATCATCGAAGTAGACAAGCAGAAGAAGCGCATCGTCGCCTCCCGCAAGGCCTTCCTGGTGGAGGAAGCCGCCGCGAAGAAGAAGGAAGTCTGGGAAAAGCTGCATGAGGGCGACGTCGTTAAAGGCATCGTCCGCCGCCTGACCGACTTTGGCGCGTTCGTCGACATCGGCGGCGTGGACGGCCTGGTGCACGTCACCGACCTGAGCTGGGGCCGCGTAAAGCATCCCTCCGACGTCGTGACGCCGAATCAGGAAATCGATGTGGTTCTCCTTTCGCTCGATCCGGAGCGCGAGCGCATTCAGCTCGGCTACAAGCAGCTGCAGCCGCGTCCGTGGGATGTTGCCGGTGAAAAGTATCCGGTGGGTTCCATCGTCGAGGGTAAGGTCGTGCGCATCACCACGTTCGGCGCTTTCGTCGAGCTGGAGCCGGGCCTGGACGGCCTGGTGCACATCTCCCAGTGCGCGCTTACCCGCATCGCGAAGGTCGAGGACGCCGTTCAGGTGGGCCAGATCGTGCGCGTGAAGGTGCTCAGCGTGGACAGCGAGGCGAAGCGCATCAGCCTGTCCATCCGCGAGGCGTTGGAAGAGGAAGCGTTCAACTACTCTGACGAGATCCCGGGCACGGATCTGGGCTTTGAAGAGGCGCAGCCCGTCGACATCGAAGCGGCCGTTGCCGCGCAGGAAGACGACGCGGAGTAA
- the aroQ gene encoding type II 3-dehydroquinate dehydratase codes for MRRILVMNGPNLNLLGVREPGIYGDVSLETINARLEREARALDAQIEFYQSNHEGDLVDCLHAHMGRVDGVILNAGAYTHTSVALRDAIAATKLDVVEVHLSNVHAREEFRHHSYLSPVCKGVICGFGWKSYLLALQGLLLDGRC; via the coding sequence GTGCGGCGTATTCTTGTGATGAATGGTCCCAATCTGAATTTGCTGGGCGTGCGGGAGCCTGGCATCTACGGCGACGTATCCCTGGAGACGATCAACGCGCGCCTTGAGCGCGAGGCGCGGGCGCTGGATGCGCAGATAGAATTTTATCAGTCTAACCACGAGGGAGACCTGGTGGACTGCCTGCATGCGCACATGGGGCGTGTAGACGGCGTTATCCTCAACGCCGGAGCGTATACCCACACGAGCGTGGCACTGCGCGACGCGATTGCGGCGACAAAACTGGACGTCGTCGAGGTGCACCTTTCCAACGTGCACGCGCGGGAGGAATTTCGGCATCATTCGTACCTGTCACCCGTCTGCAAGGGCGTCATCTGCGGGTTCGGCTGGAAGTCCTACCTGCTTGCCTTGCAGGGCTTGCTGCTGGACGGGCGCTGCTGA
- the cmk gene encoding (d)CMP kinase: protein MPINIAIDGPVGAGKSSIAARVAEKLHILHLDTGAMYRAVGLYMLRRGIDPQDERAVREALPGCRVDVRYEAGRQRTLLGGEDVSEFIRTPEVSAATSAISQWPAVREQMVAMQRQIARECDLLMDGRDIGTNVLPQATLKVFLTADPRERARRRYLEMQEKGMPDTYEEVLAALIARDEQDSGRKVNPLRQAEDAVLLDSTRMTLEEVVEAITGMVKGAQA from the coding sequence ATGCCGATCAACATCGCTATTGACGGGCCGGTAGGCGCGGGCAAGTCGTCCATCGCCGCCCGGGTCGCGGAAAAACTGCACATTCTGCATCTGGATACGGGCGCGATGTACCGCGCGGTGGGCCTGTACATGCTGCGCCGGGGAATCGATCCGCAGGACGAGCGGGCAGTACGCGAGGCGCTGCCCGGCTGCCGTGTGGACGTCCGCTACGAGGCGGGCAGACAGCGCACGCTGCTTGGCGGGGAGGACGTTTCGGAATTCATCCGCACGCCGGAGGTCTCCGCGGCGACCTCGGCGATCTCCCAATGGCCCGCCGTCCGCGAGCAGATGGTCGCCATGCAGCGGCAGATCGCCCGGGAATGCGACCTGCTCATGGATGGACGGGATATCGGTACGAACGTGCTGCCGCAGGCGACGCTAAAGGTTTTTCTGACGGCGGATCCGCGCGAACGTGCGAGGCGGCGCTATCTGGAGATGCAGGAGAAGGGGATGCCGGACACCTATGAGGAGGTGCTCGCGGCGCTCATCGCCCGGGACGAACAGGACTCCGGCCGCAAGGTCAACCCGCTGCGGCAGGCCGAGGACGCGGTGCTGCTCGATTCGACCCGCATGACGCTGGAGGAAGTGGTCGAGGCGATCACCGGCATGGTAAAGGGGGCGCAGGCATGA
- a CDS encoding LD-carboxypeptidase — protein sequence MKSLMKPRTLHKGDTIITISPCNGWAGDTDVRWKYELGVKRLQEIGLNVIAAPNSLKGTDYLSRNPQARAEDFMWAFTRQNANAVIANMGGNDSIQVIPYIDPKCIEENNKIFVGYSDVMNLHVLCYKHGLSTFYGDNLLNPIAEAQGWHDYSKKWFIDVLFSHKVIGTIPPAKEWTYEPINYTDPQYIRKYYKNSSPSYDLIQGNGIVQGRLFGGHTGLMELSGTILDLSQKDFENKILFLEGIPRFYTKDALSKFFDWLGQINALQKINGVILGKANQKSLFQEEKKEIVRIISDKYGLSNLPVLYGLNFGHSSPICMLPYGTMAEINCDEKTFSVLESGTIEY from the coding sequence ATGAAGTCCTTAATGAAACCTCGTACATTACATAAAGGCGATACAATTATTACTATAAGTCCGTGTAATGGTTGGGCCGGGGATACTGATGTCAGATGGAAATATGAGCTTGGTGTAAAAAGGCTCCAAGAAATAGGTCTTAACGTTATTGCTGCACCGAATTCGCTTAAAGGTACTGATTATTTATCAAGAAATCCGCAGGCTCGGGCAGAAGACTTTATGTGGGCGTTTACAAGGCAAAACGCAAATGCGGTTATAGCAAATATGGGGGGGAATGACAGCATACAGGTTATACCCTACATTGACCCGAAATGTATAGAAGAGAATAACAAAATATTTGTTGGGTATTCTGATGTTATGAATTTACATGTCCTTTGTTATAAGCATGGGCTTTCGACTTTTTATGGCGACAATTTGTTAAATCCCATCGCTGAAGCACAGGGCTGGCATGATTACAGTAAAAAATGGTTTATAGATGTGCTCTTCAGTCATAAAGTTATTGGTACTATACCTCCTGCAAAAGAATGGACATATGAACCTATAAACTATACGGATCCCCAATATATAAGGAAATATTATAAAAATTCTTCGCCTTCTTATGATCTTATACAGGGAAATGGTATTGTACAAGGCAGACTTTTCGGTGGCCATACCGGGCTGATGGAATTAAGCGGAACAATATTAGACTTGTCTCAAAAGGACTTTGAGAATAAAATTTTGTTTCTTGAAGGCATACCCCGGTTCTATACCAAAGATGCTTTATCAAAATTTTTCGATTGGCTGGGGCAGATAAATGCTCTTCAAAAAATCAATGGTGTTATTTTGGGCAAAGCAAATCAAAAAAGCCTATTCCAAGAAGAAAAAAAGGAAATTGTCAGGATAATAAGTGATAAATACGGGCTAAGTAATCTTCCTGTTCTATATGGCTTGAATTTCGGACATTCATCTCCAATCTGTATGCTTCCATATGGGACAATGGCCGAAATAAACTGTGATGAGAAAACTTTTTCTGTTTTGGAAAGTGGAACAATAGAGTATTAG
- a CDS encoding HutP family protein, translated as MDKAQRVDDMGSRDVARAAVMLAMTRTREEEYRLKEEYAKENIRTAAVDFGGEFLTSVSRMVERAVIAAKREGVIADTSHEEGVVAGATHEALMQISDKALGLNVGGKIGVARCEQHVVVALFLAIGLVHLNEICLGMGHRSV; from the coding sequence ATGGATAAGGCACAGCGCGTGGACGATATGGGCAGCCGGGACGTGGCGCGCGCGGCCGTCATGCTCGCGATGACGCGCACGCGCGAAGAAGAATACCGCCTCAAGGAAGAGTATGCGAAGGAAAATATCCGCACCGCCGCGGTGGACTTCGGCGGCGAATTTCTGACCTCCGTCTCGCGCATGGTGGAGCGCGCGGTCATCGCGGCCAAACGGGAGGGCGTCATCGCCGATACCTCGCATGAGGAGGGCGTCGTCGCCGGGGCGACGCACGAGGCGCTCATGCAGATATCGGACAAGGCGCTGGGGCTGAACGTCGGCGGAAAGATTGGCGTCGCGCGCTGTGAGCAGCACGTGGTCGTCGCGCTCTTCCTCGCGATCGGCCTGGTGCACCTGAATGAAATTTGCCTTGGCATGGGCCATCGCTCGGTATGA
- a CDS encoding desulfoferrodoxin family protein, protein MEKKLRFYRCEECGHMVVSVDTTEHPISCCGEKLKEVTALEHDGAVEKHLPVVEREADAVKVQVGSAIHPMTPEHHIEFILLETDRGFTMRRLSLDEEPVVRFALSEKEHPVCAYEYCNLHGLWRTAID, encoded by the coding sequence ATGGAGAAAAAGCTGCGGTTTTACCGGTGTGAAGAATGCGGGCATATGGTCGTATCCGTGGACACGACGGAACACCCAATCAGCTGCTGTGGTGAAAAGCTTAAAGAGGTGACGGCGCTGGAGCACGACGGCGCGGTAGAAAAGCACCTGCCGGTCGTTGAAAGGGAAGCAGATGCGGTGAAGGTACAGGTGGGCTCGGCAATCCACCCGATGACGCCGGAACACCATATTGAGTTCATTCTTCTGGAAACGGACAGAGGTTTTACCATGCGCCGCCTCTCTCTGGATGAGGAGCCTGTCGTGCGTTTTGCCCTCAGCGAGAAGGAACACCCTGTCTGCGCCTATGAATACTGCAACCTGCACGGCTTGTGGAGGACGGCTATAGACTGA
- a CDS encoding family 78 glycoside hydrolase catalytic domain, translated as MKITHLRTDHLTSPLGTRLLAPSLSYVVEASTGKSQQSARIEISDTPDFERLLFDSGRCESISSLGFVPPIALSPRTRYYWRVSVWADDGDFGVSETACFETGKRDEPWQASWICAPFEKDVHPVLLRRFELGQRPVSARVYMTGVGLYELYVNGVKAGDEYLAPFYTDYEKWIQVQTYDVTSMLRAGENELRVMLGNGWYKGRIGFDGGRTDVYGDTLQAICELRACLPDGEYVLGSDERWLCRPSPVLESSIYDGETYDARMETMETLLSAVRTDAPEGKLCDRMSPPLRICDQRKPLCLLHTPRNEWVLDFGQVMTGWVEFETDLPAGAAVKLEYGELLQNDCFYQENLRTAKQAYTFISRGKPEHARPHFTFYGFRFVRVTGLEDICAENFTACVLHSDLERTGSVETSNEKVNRLIQNAYWGQIGNFVDVPTDCPQRDERMGWTGDAQVFAPTASFNQYTPAFYAKFLQDMVQEQRTLNGSVPFVVPDVISRLRRVMDKATAFSSDHGSCAWGDAAVMIPWTLYTFFGDRELLSRQFENMTRWVEYIYDQDERLCGGSRLWACGFHFADWLALDNPDKDTSFGGTDPYFVASAYYYYSTHVTAQAAAVLGREKERERYEKLAQEIKHALQREYFTPTGRIAVPTQTALVMALFMDFAPEEHRERLIADLKARLEARDMHLDTGFVGTYYLPRALTKCGLSDCAYTLLLKEDYPSWLYEVNMGATTVWERWNSVLPSGLVSDTGMNSMNHYAYGSVVEWMYRCMCGLNPDAPGFKRAVIEPHSDERFDFVKAVYDSASGRYECGWRHTAQGVLYSVRVPFDAQARFVPEKPDARLWLHGEEAELVDGALPIGPGEWEILWKK; from the coding sequence ATGAAAATTACGCATCTTCGTACGGACCACCTGACGTCGCCGCTTGGAACGCGCCTCCTGGCGCCGAGCCTTTCCTACGTCGTAGAGGCGTCGACCGGAAAGAGCCAGCAGTCTGCGCGCATTGAGATCAGCGACACGCCGGACTTTGAAAGGCTTCTCTTCGACAGCGGACGCTGTGAGTCGATCTCTTCACTCGGGTTTGTGCCGCCCATAGCGCTTTCCCCGCGCACGCGCTATTACTGGCGCGTGAGCGTCTGGGCGGACGACGGGGACTTTGGCGTAAGCGAGACCGCGTGCTTTGAAACCGGCAAGCGGGACGAGCCGTGGCAGGCATCCTGGATCTGCGCGCCTTTTGAAAAGGACGTGCATCCTGTCCTGCTGCGCCGCTTTGAGCTTGGGCAGCGTCCGGTAAGCGCCCGCGTCTACATGACGGGTGTCGGCCTGTACGAGCTGTACGTCAACGGCGTTAAGGCGGGGGACGAATACCTTGCGCCGTTTTACACGGACTACGAAAAGTGGATTCAGGTGCAAACCTACGACGTCACGTCCATGCTGCGGGCGGGCGAAAACGAGCTGCGCGTGATGCTCGGCAACGGCTGGTACAAGGGGCGCATCGGCTTTGACGGCGGCAGGACGGACGTCTACGGCGACACCCTCCAGGCGATCTGCGAGCTGCGTGCGTGCCTGCCGGATGGGGAATACGTGCTGGGCTCGGACGAACGGTGGCTGTGCCGTCCCTCCCCGGTGCTGGAGAGCAGCATCTACGACGGCGAGACGTATGACGCGCGCATGGAAACCATGGAGACGCTGCTGTCCGCCGTCCGAACGGACGCACCGGAAGGAAAATTGTGCGACCGCATGAGCCCGCCGCTTCGCATCTGCGACCAAAGAAAGCCGCTGTGCCTGCTGCATACGCCCAGGAACGAGTGGGTGCTCGACTTTGGTCAGGTGATGACCGGCTGGGTGGAGTTTGAAACCGACCTGCCTGCGGGTGCCGCGGTCAAGCTGGAGTATGGCGAGCTGCTGCAAAACGACTGCTTTTATCAGGAAAACCTGCGTACGGCGAAGCAGGCTTACACGTTCATATCCCGCGGAAAGCCCGAACACGCGCGCCCGCACTTCACGTTCTATGGCTTCCGCTTCGTGCGTGTGACGGGCCTGGAGGACATTTGCGCGGAAAACTTCACCGCCTGCGTGCTGCATTCGGATTTGGAAAGGACCGGCTCCGTTGAAACCTCGAACGAGAAGGTCAACCGCCTCATTCAAAATGCGTACTGGGGGCAGATCGGCAACTTCGTGGACGTGCCGACGGACTGCCCGCAGCGCGACGAGCGCATGGGTTGGACGGGCGACGCGCAGGTGTTTGCGCCGACCGCGAGCTTTAATCAGTATACCCCGGCGTTCTACGCGAAGTTTTTGCAGGACATGGTGCAGGAACAGCGGACGCTGAACGGCTCGGTGCCGTTCGTCGTTCCGGACGTCATCAGCAGACTGCGGCGCGTGATGGACAAGGCGACCGCCTTCTCGAGCGACCATGGCTCCTGCGCCTGGGGCGACGCTGCGGTGATGATCCCCTGGACGCTCTATACGTTCTTCGGCGACCGCGAGCTGCTTTCGCGCCAGTTCGAGAACATGACGCGCTGGGTGGAATATATCTACGACCAGGACGAGCGGCTGTGCGGCGGATCGCGCCTGTGGGCCTGCGGCTTTCACTTCGCGGACTGGCTTGCGCTGGACAACCCCGACAAGGATACGAGCTTTGGCGGGACAGATCCCTACTTCGTGGCATCGGCCTACTACTACTATTCCACGCATGTCACGGCGCAGGCGGCGGCCGTTCTGGGGCGGGAGAAGGAGCGGGAGCGCTACGAGAAGCTGGCGCAGGAGATCAAGCACGCGCTGCAAAGGGAATACTTTACCCCGACCGGGCGCATCGCCGTGCCCACGCAAACCGCGCTCGTGATGGCGCTGTTCATGGATTTTGCGCCGGAGGAGCACCGGGAACGCCTGATCGCCGACTTAAAGGCGCGCCTGGAGGCGCGGGATATGCACCTGGACACGGGGTTCGTAGGCACGTACTATCTGCCGCGCGCGCTCACAAAGTGCGGCCTGTCCGACTGCGCGTATACGCTTCTGCTCAAGGAGGATTACCCGAGCTGGCTGTACGAGGTGAACATGGGCGCTACGACCGTGTGGGAGCGGTGGAATTCCGTGCTGCCCAGCGGCCTCGTCAGCGACACGGGTATGAACAGCATGAACCACTACGCCTACGGTTCGGTGGTCGAGTGGATGTACCGGTGCATGTGCGGGCTGAACCCCGACGCGCCGGGCTTCAAGCGGGCGGTGATCGAACCGCACAGCGACGAACGCTTTGACTTTGTAAAGGCGGTCTACGATTCGGCCTCGGGCCGCTACGAATGCGGCTGGCGGCATACGGCGCAGGGCGTGCTGTACAGCGTGCGCGTGCCGTTCGACGCACAGGCGCGCTTCGTGCCGGAAAAACCGGATGCGCGCCTCTGGCTGCACGGCGAAGAAGCGGAGCTGGTGGACGGCGCGCTGCCCATCGGCCCGGGCGAGTGGGAAATCCTCTGGAAGAAATAA